The Candidatus Tanganyikabacteria bacterium genome has a window encoding:
- a CDS encoding APC family permease: MTISLGSIIGSGWLLGALNAAQAAGPASVVSWILAACLLSLLALVFAELGATYPVAGGGGRFPYYSHGPIAGFVAGWASWLQAVFIAPIEVLACISYVNSVEWVNQNFNMIAKEGANAGLLNSTGLAVAVVLMLVFTALNLASAKVLSEGNAIVVIWKTVIPALAVVYLPFVQFHPGNFTAGGGFMPHGWHGVFAALTGGVVFALQGFEQAVQLAGEAKNPRRDLSRAVLTAMAIGAVLYAALQFVMIGVIDPAHVKINWDRPLGTDPSDYGVWYTLALTLGAGWLAKLLLIDAVVSPAGTGVVFLTSTARLSYALGEEREMPSILATTNSKGVPVASILIASAIGLVALGPYKSWIALVTVATGATAIMYAFAPIALAALKKVDGDRPRSYRAPAPWLVLPGAFCAANLILYWGGFDTTWKLALAMLFGVSLFAFGAWCKRTDAWQTIRHAIWILPWLGGHVLIGFLGRYGGGREILPAWIDLGLVVAFALFIFYWAVASVLPADKAAEAVAKDAAQLALEPQA, from the coding sequence ATGACCATCTCGCTGGGCTCGATCATCGGGTCCGGCTGGCTCCTGGGAGCGCTCAATGCGGCGCAGGCCGCCGGCCCGGCCTCGGTCGTCTCCTGGATCCTGGCGGCCTGCCTGCTCTCCCTGCTCGCCCTGGTGTTCGCCGAACTGGGCGCGACCTACCCGGTCGCGGGCGGCGGCGGCCGCTTCCCGTACTACTCTCACGGCCCAATCGCGGGCTTCGTCGCTGGCTGGGCGTCCTGGCTGCAGGCGGTGTTCATCGCCCCCATCGAGGTGCTCGCGTGCATCAGCTACGTCAACAGCGTCGAGTGGGTCAATCAAAACTTCAACATGATCGCCAAAGAGGGCGCCAACGCCGGCCTCCTCAACAGCACGGGCCTGGCCGTGGCCGTCGTGCTGATGCTGGTCTTCACCGCGCTGAACCTGGCCTCCGCGAAGGTCCTCTCGGAAGGCAACGCGATCGTCGTCATCTGGAAGACCGTGATCCCGGCCCTGGCGGTCGTGTACCTCCCGTTCGTCCAGTTCCACCCCGGCAACTTCACGGCCGGCGGCGGGTTCATGCCCCATGGCTGGCACGGCGTGTTCGCGGCCCTCACAGGGGGCGTGGTCTTCGCGCTGCAAGGGTTCGAGCAGGCGGTGCAACTTGCGGGCGAGGCCAAGAACCCGCGGCGCGACCTCTCGCGGGCCGTCCTCACGGCGATGGCGATCGGCGCGGTCCTGTACGCCGCCTTGCAGTTCGTGATGATCGGCGTCATCGATCCGGCCCACGTCAAGATCAACTGGGATCGGCCCCTGGGCACCGATCCGTCCGACTACGGCGTCTGGTACACCCTCGCCCTCACCCTGGGAGCCGGCTGGCTGGCCAAGTTGCTCCTCATCGACGCGGTGGTCTCGCCGGCCGGCACCGGCGTCGTCTTCCTGACCTCGACGGCGCGGCTCTCGTACGCCCTCGGCGAGGAGCGCGAGATGCCCAGCATCCTGGCGACGACCAACTCCAAGGGCGTGCCGGTCGCGTCCATCCTCATCGCCTCGGCTATCGGCCTCGTGGCCCTCGGGCCCTACAAGAGCTGGATCGCGCTCGTCACCGTGGCCACCGGTGCCACCGCCATCATGTATGCCTTTGCGCCGATCGCCCTGGCAGCGCTCAAGAAGGTGGACGGCGATCGTCCCCGGTCGTACCGCGCGCCGGCGCCGTGGCTCGTGCTGCCAGGCGCGTTCTGCGCGGCCAACCTGATCCTGTACTGGGGCGGCTTCGACACGACCTGGAAGCTCGCGCTGGCGATGCTCTTCGGCGTGTCGCTCTTCGCCTTCGGCGCCTGGTGCAAGCGCACCGACGCCTGGCAGACCATCCGGCACGCGATCTGGATCCTGCCGTGGCTCGGAGGCCACGTGCTCATCGGCTTCCTCGGGCGCTACGGCGGCGGTCGGGAAATCCTGCCGGCGTGGATCGACCTGGGCCTCGTGGTCGCATTCGCGCTCTTCATCTTCTACTGGGCGGTCGCGTCCGTCCTGCCCGCCGACAAGGCCGCGGAGGCGGTAGCCAAGGATGCCGCGCAACTGGCGCTGGAGCCGCAGGCGTAG